The following proteins come from a genomic window of Micromonospora echinofusca:
- a CDS encoding GNAT family N-acetyltransferase: protein MVPTVRAAGPSDAAGVVALLRAARPHLVVTPQVLAWQATGKPAERFGMLVAEAGGGIAGVARTGLLHESAEPGLGFVNLVVHREGWRRGVGSALLAAAEERLVGLGVRLAYARVVDEPASLAFAERRGYRGGRRNVILGLDLATAVLPPAPAPPAGVRLVTAADLPDPRPLYEADLAAAVDEPGDVGMDEISFGDWRAAYWDRPDLDRALSMVASADGVVVAFTVALTDGRDRYLSGMTGTRAGWRGRGLARLVKHASLRAARSAGLRWAYTLNDAGNDAMRAVNAWCGYRPVAAEWRHLRTLHE, encoded by the coding sequence ATGGTCCCCACCGTCCGGGCCGCCGGCCCCTCCGACGCGGCAGGGGTCGTCGCCCTGCTCCGCGCCGCCCGCCCCCATCTGGTTGTCACGCCGCAGGTGCTCGCCTGGCAGGCGACCGGCAAGCCGGCGGAGCGCTTCGGGATGCTCGTCGCCGAGGCGGGCGGCGGGATCGCTGGCGTCGCCCGTACGGGGCTGCTGCACGAGAGCGCGGAGCCGGGGCTCGGCTTCGTCAACCTGGTCGTGCACCGCGAGGGGTGGCGGCGGGGCGTCGGCTCGGCCCTGCTCGCTGCCGCCGAGGAGCGCCTCGTCGGGCTCGGCGTGCGCCTGGCGTACGCCCGGGTCGTCGACGAGCCGGCGTCGCTCGCCTTCGCGGAGCGGCGCGGCTACCGGGGCGGCCGGCGCAACGTGATCCTGGGGCTGGACCTGGCGACGGCGGTGCTGCCGCCCGCGCCCGCCCCGCCGGCCGGGGTGCGGCTGGTCACGGCGGCGGACCTGCCCGACCCGCGCCCGCTGTACGAGGCGGACCTGGCCGCCGCCGTCGACGAGCCGGGCGACGTCGGGATGGACGAGATCAGCTTCGGCGACTGGCGGGCCGCGTACTGGGACCGGCCGGACCTGGACCGGGCGCTCAGCATGGTGGCGTCGGCCGACGGGGTGGTGGTGGCGTTCACCGTCGCGCTGACCGACGGACGCGACCGCTACCTGTCGGGCATGACGGGCACCCGGGCGGGGTGGCGGGGTCGGGGCCTCGCCCGGCTGGTCAAGCACGCGTCGCTGCGGGCGGCCCGGTCGGCGGGCCTACGGTGGGCGTACACCCTCAACGACGCCGGCAACGACGCGATGCGGGCGGTGAACGCCTGGTGCGGATACCGCCCGGTGGCCGCAGAGTGGCGCCACCTGCGCACCCTCCACGAGTGA
- a CDS encoding cytochrome P450: MPLWRMLPGLLRDPLGQLVAVADSAEGEIVRLNLGTIRPYLVTEPAHVQHVLRDNEANYTRGGNSMLWRPVRRLTGEGILSDGPQWQASRARMQPHFTAKRIDSLVDTMSRAVSDAVDEFDEPARTGRWFDAGTELGRVICRAISSVFFADRVSLADQLRIVAAQGTIVTALRARLLLPFVPDAVPVPGDRALSRAIGVVDDIMLPLVRAEMADPRDGDDLLAALARARDEQGRPLDERQVRDDVVASFATATETTYAVLTWLWPILDAHPEIAERLYAELDEVVGTDRTISREQLRALTYTRAVVEELLRMYPAGWLLPRTALADDVIGGTRIKAGSIVVVSSYITQRLARFWDRPDVFDPERFRGDQSRRGHRYAYFPFGGGPHQCLGMYLFNLEAPLVVATMLSRYRFRLREPGMPPKQLAAALRPGRPVIMALSPVRERRPA; this comes from the coding sequence ATACCACTGTGGAGGATGCTTCCGGGTCTGCTGCGCGACCCGCTGGGCCAACTCGTCGCGGTGGCCGACTCCGCCGAGGGCGAGATCGTCCGGCTCAACCTCGGGACGATCCGCCCCTACCTGGTCACCGAGCCGGCCCACGTGCAGCACGTCCTGCGCGACAACGAGGCCAACTACACGCGCGGCGGCAACAGCATGCTCTGGCGTCCGGTGCGGCGACTCACCGGCGAGGGCATCCTGTCCGACGGGCCGCAGTGGCAGGCCAGCCGCGCGCGCATGCAGCCGCACTTCACCGCCAAGCGCATCGACTCCCTCGTGGACACCATGAGCCGCGCCGTCAGTGACGCCGTCGACGAGTTCGACGAGCCGGCCCGCACCGGCCGGTGGTTCGACGCCGGCACCGAGCTGGGACGGGTCATCTGCCGGGCGATCAGCAGCGTCTTCTTCGCCGACCGGGTGAGCCTCGCCGACCAGCTGCGGATCGTCGCCGCCCAGGGCACGATCGTGACGGCGCTGCGCGCCCGGCTGCTCCTGCCGTTCGTGCCCGACGCCGTGCCGGTGCCCGGCGACCGCGCCCTGAGCCGCGCGATCGGCGTCGTCGACGACATCATGCTGCCGCTCGTACGCGCGGAGATGGCCGACCCGCGCGACGGCGACGACCTGCTGGCCGCCCTGGCACGCGCCCGCGACGAGCAGGGCCGCCCCCTCGACGAGCGGCAGGTCCGCGACGACGTGGTGGCGTCCTTCGCCACGGCGACCGAGACCACGTACGCCGTGCTGACCTGGCTGTGGCCGATCCTGGACGCCCACCCCGAGATCGCCGAACGGCTCTACGCCGAGCTGGACGAGGTGGTGGGGACCGACCGGACGATCAGCCGGGAGCAGCTGCGGGCGCTCACCTACACCCGGGCCGTGGTGGAGGAGCTGCTGCGGATGTACCCGGCGGGCTGGCTGCTGCCGCGTACCGCCCTCGCCGACGACGTCATCGGCGGCACCAGGATCAAGGCGGGCAGCATCGTCGTCGTCAGCTCCTACATCACCCAGCGGCTCGCCCGCTTCTGGGACCGTCCGGACGTCTTCGACCCCGAGCGCTTCCGCGGCGACCAGTCGCGCCGCGGCCACCGGTACGCGTACTTCCCGTTCGGTGGCGGCCCGCACCAGTGCCTCGGCATGTACCTGTTCAACCTGGAGGCTCCGCTGGTGGTGGCCACCATGCTCAGCCGCTACCGCTTCCGGCTGCGGGAGCCCGGCATGCCGCCCAAGCAGTTGGCGGCGGCCCTGCGACCGGGTCGGCCGGTGATCATGGCGCTGAGCCCGGTCCGCGAGCGGAGGCCGGCATGA
- a CDS encoding terpene synthase family protein has translation MTALPAATPEGRDELRDAQEQGRICGLAVRGQRDLQASAAARPELFPAEPFDTMLFANISLAIAFGAPWCTAEQLRAANRTVLWGFALDWLIDHRARTRDEVDGLVARCRVVAAGEPPAADDHLGAYLAALQEELATVPAFAAYRPLWRDRVDATVRAMAREWEWKAAWRPGDRASLPSLDAYLDNADNHACTIVNVAHWLYTGDEATLARLDELVAVSDQVQRALRLVNDLGTYERDLRWGDLNALLLVEDRAEVEQRLATLVDSCRRMLVPLRTTCPREADYLARQVGFSSGFYQLADFWGMS, from the coding sequence ATGACCGCGCTGCCGGCGGCGACGCCCGAGGGGCGTGACGAGCTGCGCGACGCCCAGGAGCAGGGCCGCATCTGCGGCCTGGCGGTACGCGGCCAACGCGACCTGCAGGCGTCGGCCGCGGCCCGCCCCGAGCTGTTCCCCGCCGAACCGTTCGACACCATGCTGTTCGCCAACATCTCGCTGGCCATCGCCTTCGGTGCCCCGTGGTGCACGGCCGAGCAGCTACGCGCCGCGAACCGCACCGTGCTGTGGGGCTTCGCCCTCGACTGGCTGATCGACCACCGGGCGCGTACCCGCGACGAGGTCGACGGGCTCGTCGCGCGCTGCCGCGTGGTGGCCGCCGGCGAGCCGCCCGCCGCCGACGACCATCTCGGCGCCTACCTGGCGGCACTGCAGGAGGAGCTGGCGACGGTTCCCGCCTTCGCCGCGTACCGCCCGCTGTGGCGCGACCGGGTGGACGCGACGGTACGGGCGATGGCCCGCGAGTGGGAGTGGAAGGCGGCCTGGCGGCCCGGGGACCGGGCGTCCCTGCCGAGCCTCGACGCCTACCTCGACAACGCCGACAACCACGCCTGCACGATCGTCAACGTCGCGCACTGGCTCTACACCGGCGACGAGGCCACCCTCGCCCGGCTGGACGAGCTGGTCGCGGTGAGCGACCAGGTGCAGCGCGCCCTGCGCCTCGTCAACGACCTCGGCACCTACGAGCGCGACCTGCGCTGGGGCGACCTGAACGCGCTGCTGCTGGTCGAGGACCGCGCCGAGGTGGAACAGCGGCTCGCCACGCTGGTGGACAGCTGCCGCCGGATGCTGGTCCCGCTCCGCACGACCTGCCCGCGCGAGGCGGACTACCTGGCCCGGCAGGTCGGCTTCAGCAGCGGCTTCTACCAACTGGCCGACTTCTGGGGGATGTCGTGA
- a CDS encoding prenyltransferase/squalene oxidase repeat-containing protein, with protein MTAAPVAAPDVGGAGLAAAGRELLAAMLAAPAGTVSPSIYETGRLVGDAPWLPGHAERLRYLLAAQRADGGWGAPGAYGLVPTLSAVEALLSARRTDSREAHRLAPAVDRGVAALRDRLLVAVEPVPDMPGVDLIVPALIDRIDALLDGGAVGRSRPAAPALPMPYGMTRHRAEAVGRLLATGGPVPQKLWHAFEVLDARARVCLPARPVSGAVGASPAATAAWLGDPTRAGADPAALAYLTGVVARGGGPVPCTTPIAVFERAWVLSGLARVGAASDVPAELTGGLAAALGPTGAATSPGLPTDADTTAVTLFALARLGRPVAPDSLLAYDTGAHFCTWQGEDGASATTNAHVLEALGWHARHRPGHPYADVVRRVAGWLVDGQLADGSWTDRWHASPYYATASVAASLAEYAPDTAGERLDRAADWVRDTQRDDGSWGLWAGTPEETAYALQVLLGTGRAPRPGLAPVVRRALAYLDDHREGTDDVPLWHDKDLYHPVLIVRAAVLAARHLARLTGHAGR; from the coding sequence GTGACGGCGGCGCCCGTCGCCGCGCCCGACGTCGGCGGCGCCGGGCTCGCCGCCGCCGGCCGTGAACTGCTGGCGGCGATGCTGGCCGCCCCCGCCGGCACGGTCTCGCCCTCGATCTACGAGACCGGCCGGCTGGTCGGCGACGCGCCCTGGCTGCCGGGGCACGCCGAGCGGCTGCGGTACCTGCTGGCCGCCCAGCGCGCCGACGGCGGATGGGGCGCGCCCGGCGCGTACGGCCTGGTGCCCACCCTCAGCGCGGTGGAGGCGCTGCTGAGCGCCCGGCGTACCGACAGCCGGGAGGCGCACCGGCTCGCGCCGGCCGTGGACCGGGGCGTGGCGGCGCTGCGGGACCGCCTGCTGGTGGCCGTCGAGCCCGTGCCGGACATGCCGGGCGTCGACCTGATCGTGCCCGCCCTGATCGACCGGATCGACGCGCTCCTCGACGGCGGCGCGGTCGGTCGGAGCCGGCCGGCGGCGCCCGCGCTGCCGATGCCGTACGGCATGACCCGGCACCGGGCCGAGGCGGTCGGTCGCCTCCTCGCCACCGGCGGGCCCGTGCCGCAGAAGCTGTGGCACGCCTTCGAGGTGCTGGACGCGCGGGCGCGGGTGTGCCTGCCGGCCCGGCCCGTCTCCGGCGCCGTCGGCGCCTCGCCCGCCGCCACCGCGGCCTGGCTGGGCGATCCCACCCGTGCGGGTGCGGACCCCGCCGCGCTGGCCTACCTGACCGGCGTCGTCGCGCGCGGCGGCGGGCCCGTGCCGTGCACGACGCCCATCGCCGTGTTCGAGCGCGCCTGGGTGCTCAGCGGCCTGGCCCGGGTCGGCGCGGCGTCGGACGTCCCCGCCGAGCTGACCGGCGGGCTGGCCGCCGCGCTCGGACCGACGGGCGCGGCCACCTCGCCCGGCCTGCCGACCGACGCCGACACCACCGCCGTCACCCTCTTCGCGCTGGCCCGCCTCGGGCGTCCGGTCGCGCCCGACAGCCTCCTGGCGTACGACACGGGGGCGCACTTCTGCACCTGGCAGGGCGAGGACGGCGCCTCGGCCACCACGAACGCCCACGTCCTGGAGGCGCTGGGCTGGCACGCCCGGCACCGGCCGGGTCACCCGTACGCCGACGTCGTGCGGCGGGTGGCCGGCTGGCTGGTCGACGGCCAGCTCGCCGACGGCAGCTGGACGGACCGCTGGCACGCCTCCCCGTACTACGCGACGGCCAGCGTCGCGGCCAGCCTCGCCGAGTACGCGCCCGACACCGCCGGTGAGCGGCTCGACCGGGCGGCCGACTGGGTGCGCGACACCCAGCGTGACGACGGCTCGTGGGGACTGTGGGCCGGCACGCCGGAGGAGACCGCGTACGCCCTCCAGGTGCTGCTCGGCACCGGGCGCGCGCCCCGGCCGGGCCTGGCCCCCGTCGTGCGCCGGGCGCTCGCCTACCTCGACGACCACCGCGAGGGCACCGACGACGTTCCACTGTGGCATGACAAGGATCTCTACCACCCGGTGCTCATCGTGCGGGCCGCCGTGCTCGCGGCGCGGCACCTGGCCCGGCTGACCGGCCACGCGGGACGGTGA
- a CDS encoding nitrate- and nitrite sensing domain-containing protein, with protein MGSRSSNLRRKVVALLASLVALWAFAAWVTLREGVSLLWVQVLDAQVAQPGEPLVLELQAERRASAAYLGGSGAAEREQLDAQWRRTEGVADDFRKSVSSWRVDLAADESQRQIDAVVSGLDRLDGVRESIRDRQVDRATATRAYTELIDSVLRMYGSLGNLDDERFTQETAALIDLVRIRELMSQEDALVTGALAAGRMTPEETAAFARATGAQRYLDSQVRTDLSSADRTRYEALLSGEAYTTFRALEDRVVVQGRAGGAPPVSAAEWRAAADVVVEEQQRFIIEAGDALVERAAPIAVGVVLRLVLAAGLGLLAVIASIVVSITTARALVQQLERLREAAFRLANERLPGVVERLGHGEEVDVAKEAPPLEFGDDEIGQVGKAFNAVQETAIRTAVEQAELRRNVREVFLSLARRTQALVHRQLTLLDAMERREHDAEELEDLFRVDHLATRMRRNAENLIVLSGSTPGRAWRRNVPMVDVVRGAVAEVEDYTRVNVLPLGAVSLTGRAVGDVIHLLAELIENGLSFSPPHTSVEVRGQMVANGFAIEIEDRGLGMSEEDLAAANHRIVDQSELNLANASRLGLYVVSRLTERHGVRVQLKESAYGGTTAVVLIPAELVTADDEDPSTSGGFPAGLPAATRVSGTPGQVPPTAEPPLAAAPVALAEPLAPRTRPAPDTDAPTGGDADTGGLPTRSRGRSLPAAAPALDARLPVRPRGGSEQYALDGPTFPTGLPVAAARPVPAEAPEATGTPDAPEADTGSTATGGPAPTARQVTARTDSGLPVRVRQASIVPELRDDPAADTDDDTDDETARPPEQVRRMMSSYQTGTRRGRTDAARLLGGAGDSRTEAGGEPDAGDDLQAT; from the coding sequence ATGGGTTCCCGCAGCTCCAATCTGCGCCGGAAAGTCGTGGCTCTGCTGGCCTCACTCGTTGCGCTGTGGGCGTTCGCCGCGTGGGTGACCCTCCGGGAAGGCGTCAGTCTCCTCTGGGTGCAGGTGCTCGACGCGCAGGTCGCCCAGCCGGGTGAGCCGCTGGTGCTGGAGTTGCAGGCCGAGCGTCGCGCGTCCGCGGCGTACCTGGGGGGCTCGGGCGCGGCCGAGCGGGAACAGCTCGACGCGCAGTGGCGGCGCACCGAGGGCGTCGCCGACGACTTCCGCAAGTCGGTCAGCAGCTGGCGGGTGGACCTGGCGGCCGACGAGAGCCAGCGGCAGATCGACGCGGTCGTCAGTGGGCTCGACCGGCTCGACGGCGTACGCGAGTCCATCCGCGACCGGCAGGTCGACCGCGCCACCGCCACCCGCGCCTACACCGAGCTCATCGACTCGGTGCTGCGGATGTACGGGTCGCTGGGCAACCTGGACGACGAACGGTTCACGCAGGAGACCGCGGCGCTGATCGACCTCGTCCGGATCCGCGAACTCATGTCCCAGGAGGACGCCCTCGTCACCGGCGCCCTGGCCGCCGGCCGGATGACGCCCGAGGAGACCGCCGCGTTCGCCCGCGCCACCGGCGCCCAGCGCTACCTGGACAGCCAGGTCCGCACCGACCTGTCGAGCGCCGACCGGACCCGCTACGAGGCGCTGCTCAGCGGCGAGGCGTACACCACGTTCCGGGCGCTGGAGGACCGGGTCGTCGTGCAGGGACGCGCGGGCGGCGCGCCACCGGTGTCGGCGGCCGAGTGGCGCGCGGCGGCCGACGTGGTGGTCGAGGAGCAGCAGCGCTTCATCATCGAGGCCGGCGACGCGCTCGTGGAGCGGGCCGCGCCCATCGCCGTCGGTGTCGTCCTGCGGCTGGTGCTGGCCGCCGGTCTGGGCCTGCTCGCCGTCATCGCCTCGATCGTCGTGTCGATCACCACCGCCCGGGCCCTCGTGCAGCAGTTGGAGCGGCTGCGCGAGGCCGCCTTCCGGCTCGCCAACGAGCGGCTGCCCGGCGTGGTCGAGCGGCTCGGCCACGGCGAGGAGGTCGACGTCGCCAAGGAGGCGCCTCCGCTGGAGTTCGGCGACGACGAGATCGGCCAGGTCGGCAAGGCGTTCAACGCCGTGCAGGAGACCGCGATCCGCACCGCCGTCGAGCAGGCCGAGCTGCGTCGCAACGTCCGTGAGGTCTTCCTGAGCCTGGCCCGGCGCACGCAGGCGCTGGTGCACCGCCAGCTCACCCTGCTCGACGCGATGGAGCGTCGCGAGCACGACGCCGAGGAGCTGGAGGACCTGTTCCGGGTCGACCACCTGGCCACCCGGATGCGGCGCAACGCCGAGAACCTCATCGTGCTCTCCGGCTCCACCCCGGGCCGCGCCTGGCGGCGCAACGTGCCGATGGTCGACGTCGTGCGCGGCGCGGTCGCCGAGGTGGAGGACTACACCCGGGTCAACGTGCTGCCGCTCGGCGCCGTGTCGCTCACCGGCCGCGCGGTCGGCGACGTCATCCACCTGCTCGCCGAGCTGATCGAGAACGGCCTGTCGTTCTCGCCGCCGCACACCTCCGTCGAGGTGCGCGGGCAGATGGTGGCCAACGGCTTCGCCATCGAGATCGAGGACCGTGGCCTGGGCATGAGCGAGGAGGACCTGGCCGCCGCGAACCACCGGATCGTCGACCAGTCCGAGCTGAACCTGGCCAACGCCTCCCGCCTCGGGCTCTACGTGGTCAGCCGGCTGACCGAGCGGCACGGCGTGCGGGTGCAGCTCAAGGAGTCCGCGTACGGCGGCACCACGGCCGTCGTGCTGATCCCGGCCGAGCTGGTCACCGCCGACGACGAGGACCCGAGCACCTCCGGCGGCTTCCCCGCCGGCCTGCCCGCCGCCACCCGGGTGTCCGGCACGCCCGGCCAGGTGCCGCCCACCGCCGAGCCGCCGCTCGCCGCGGCGCCGGTGGCGCTCGCCGAGCCGCTCGCGCCCCGTACGCGGCCGGCTCCGGACACCGACGCACCCACCGGGGGGGACGCCGACACGGGCGGCCTGCCGACCCGGTCGCGCGGCCGGAGCCTGCCGGCGGCCGCCCCGGCCCTCGACGCGCGGCTGCCCGTCCGGCCACGTGGCGGCTCCGAGCAGTACGCCCTCGACGGCCCGACCTTCCCGACCGGCCTGCCGGTGGCCGCCGCCCGGCCCGTGCCGGCGGAGGCACCCGAGGCGACCGGGACGCCGGACGCGCCGGAGGCGGACACCGGGTCCACCGCGACCGGCGGCCCGGCGCCGACGGCCCGCCAGGTGACCGCGCGCACCGATTCGGGGCTGCCGGTGCGGGTGCGCCAGGCCAGCATCGTGCCGGAGCTCCGCGACGATCCGGCCGCCGACACCGACGACGACACCGACGACGAAACGGCGCGCCCGCCGGAGCAGGTACGCCGGATGATGAGCTCCTACCAGACCGGTACCCGGCGCGGCCGTACGGACGCCGCCCGGCTGCTCGGTGGAGCGGGCGACAGCCGTACCGAGGCCGGCGGGGAACCCGACGCCGGCGACGACCTGCAAGCGACCTGA
- a CDS encoding roadblock/LC7 domain-containing protein encodes MAQKTASSADLTWLLDDLVGRVKQADHAVALSTDGLLMAASRGLSRDDAEHLAAMAAGIQSLARGAGKRFGGGQVQQTIIEMQSSFLFVTAAGRNACLAVLASEDADVGLIAYEMAMLVTRVGKYVASPTRTGEQQTGEK; translated from the coding sequence GTGGCGCAGAAGACGGCTTCGAGTGCCGACCTGACGTGGTTGCTGGATGATCTGGTCGGCCGGGTGAAGCAGGCCGACCACGCGGTCGCGCTCTCGACGGACGGCCTGTTGATGGCCGCCTCGCGAGGGCTCAGCCGGGACGACGCCGAGCACCTGGCGGCCATGGCGGCCGGCATCCAGAGCCTGGCCCGGGGCGCGGGCAAGCGCTTCGGCGGAGGCCAGGTGCAGCAGACCATCATCGAGATGCAGTCGTCGTTCCTGTTCGTCACAGCGGCGGGGCGCAACGCCTGCCTCGCCGTCCTCGCCAGCGAGGACGCCGACGTCGGCCTGATCGCCTACGAGATGGCGATGCTGGTCACCCGCGTCGGCAAGTACGTGGCGTCGCCGACACGGACCGGCGAGCAGCAGACCGGCGAGAAGTAG
- a CDS encoding DUF742 domain-containing protein — protein sequence MTVQGESSEHQWVDDHAGPVVRPYAVTRGRARPVTGTFDLISLVTATRADVSPEVGLGPEHLAIVGLCQRIQSVAEIAAHLDLPVGTIRVLLGDLAARSLVQVREPHTTAGLPDNSVFEAVINGLRAL from the coding sequence ATGACGGTGCAGGGGGAGTCCTCGGAGCACCAGTGGGTCGACGACCATGCCGGCCCGGTCGTGCGCCCGTACGCGGTGACACGTGGCCGGGCCCGGCCGGTCACCGGCACGTTCGACCTGATCTCCCTGGTGACGGCGACCCGCGCGGACGTGAGCCCGGAGGTCGGGCTGGGCCCGGAGCACCTGGCGATAGTCGGGCTCTGCCAGCGGATCCAGTCCGTCGCCGAGATCGCCGCCCACCTTGACCTGCCAGTGGGCACCATCCGGGTCCTGCTCGGTGACCTGGCGGCCCGCAGCCTGGTGCAGGTACGCGAACCGCACACCACGGCCGGCCTTCCCGACAACAGCGTTTTCGAGGCGGTAATCAATGGACTACGGGCACTCTGA
- a CDS encoding GTP-binding protein, whose amino-acid sequence MDYGHSERPAGATPLPTAIKILVAGGFGVGKTTMVGAVSETRPLRTEEVLTESGVGIDDLSGVESKTTTTVAMDFGRITISDDLVLYLFGTPGQDRFWFVWDELALGALGAVVLADTRRLADCFPSIDYFEGRGTPFVVAVNCFEGARQYRLDEVQAALNLDPGVPVLLCDARQRESSKEVLITLMEHAMKTREARRRAATTE is encoded by the coding sequence ATGGACTACGGGCACTCTGAGCGGCCGGCGGGAGCGACGCCACTGCCCACCGCGATCAAGATCCTCGTCGCGGGCGGCTTCGGCGTCGGCAAGACCACCATGGTCGGCGCCGTCAGCGAGACACGCCCGCTTCGTACGGAGGAGGTGTTGACCGAATCCGGCGTCGGCATCGACGACCTCTCCGGGGTGGAGAGCAAGACGACCACCACCGTCGCGATGGACTTCGGCCGCATCACCATCAGCGACGACCTGGTGCTCTATCTCTTCGGCACCCCCGGCCAGGACCGGTTCTGGTTCGTCTGGGACGAACTGGCGCTCGGCGCGCTCGGCGCGGTGGTGCTGGCCGACACCCGGCGGCTGGCCGACTGCTTCCCCTCGATCGACTACTTCGAGGGCCGGGGCACGCCGTTCGTGGTGGCGGTCAACTGCTTCGAGGGGGCCCGGCAGTACCGGCTCGACGAGGTTCAGGCGGCGCTCAACCTCGATCCGGGGGTGCCGGTGCTGCTCTGCGACGCGCGGCAGCGGGAATCCAGCAAGGAGGTGCTCATCACGCTGATGGAGCACGCCATGAAGACCCGCGAGGCCCGCCGCCGCGCCGCCACAACCGAGTAA
- a CDS encoding pectate lyase family protein, with translation MLATRNPDGPPRPGRRRRLLAAAGLAVALVAPPSPAAAAPPPAQPSASGTAPQAASATSAAAAGPDGFASVSALGQNGTTGGAGGPTVTATSAADLLEHIDTVGPLVIQVTGRIAITSKQGVRPNKTIVGVGDAEITGGGLDFYRSYNVIVRNINFTDAEDDAINVGQNSHHIWIDHNRFSGAVDGSVDIVRGADYVTVSWNHFDHADKSMLIGHSDGSASTDVGRLKVSIHHNFFDHSRQRHPRVRFGEPVHVYNNYFLGNALYGVASTENAGVLVEGNYFRDVPHPMWSASGYADSGPGRAVQRHNVYVGSGTPETNGTVVEPRSYYPYTLDPAADVPALVLAGAGTGRI, from the coding sequence ATGCTCGCGACCCGCAACCCGGACGGGCCGCCACGGCCCGGGCGTCGCCGACGGCTGCTCGCTGCCGCCGGCCTGGCCGTCGCACTGGTGGCACCGCCATCACCGGCCGCCGCCGCGCCCCCGCCCGCCCAGCCGTCGGCATCCGGCACCGCCCCGCAGGCGGCATCCGCCACCTCTGCGGCCGCCGCGGGCCCGGACGGCTTCGCCAGCGTCTCCGCCCTCGGTCAGAACGGCACCACCGGCGGCGCCGGCGGACCGACCGTGACCGCGACCAGCGCGGCGGACCTCCTGGAGCACATCGACACGGTGGGCCCGCTGGTCATCCAGGTCACCGGGCGGATCGCGATCACCAGCAAGCAGGGGGTACGCCCCAACAAGACCATCGTCGGGGTCGGCGACGCCGAGATCACCGGCGGCGGGCTGGACTTCTACCGGTCGTACAACGTGATCGTCCGCAACATCAACTTCACCGACGCGGAGGACGACGCGATCAACGTCGGCCAGAACTCGCACCACATCTGGATCGACCACAACCGCTTCTCCGGGGCGGTGGACGGCTCGGTAGACATCGTGCGCGGCGCCGACTACGTGACGGTGTCGTGGAACCACTTCGACCACGCGGACAAGTCCATGCTGATCGGTCACTCCGACGGCTCGGCCTCCACCGACGTGGGCCGGCTGAAGGTCAGCATCCACCACAACTTCTTCGACCACAGCCGCCAGCGGCACCCCCGGGTCCGCTTCGGCGAGCCGGTGCACGTCTACAACAACTACTTCCTCGGCAACGCCCTCTACGGCGTGGCGTCGACGGAGAACGCCGGCGTGCTGGTGGAGGGGAACTACTTCCGCGACGTGCCGCACCCGATGTGGTCGGCGAGCGGCTACGCCGACAGCGGACCCGGCCGGGCGGTGCAACGCCACAACGTGTACGTGGGCTCCGGCACGCCGGAGACGAACGGCACCGTGGTCGAGCCGCGTTCGTACTATCCGTACACCCTCGACCCGGCGGCGGACGTGCCCGCCCTGGTCCTCGCGGGCGCCGGCACCGGGCGCATCTGA